DNA from Roseimicrobium sp. ORNL1:
CACCGCCTGTGGCGCTGGACCTGAATGGCGATGGCGTGCACTACCTGACACACGATGATCCGGCAAATCACGTGAAATTCGATTTCAACGGGGACCATGTGGCGGACAAGGTCTCGTGGGTGTCTCATGAAGACGCCGTCCTGGTGCACGATCGCAATGGGGATCATCAGGTGAATGATTCCAGCGAGTTCGTCTTCACCCAGGGACATCCGGATGCGCACACGGACATGGAGGCGCTCCGCATGTACTTCGATGACAATCATGACGGCCTGCTGGATTCCCATGATAGTGTCTTCGCCAATCTCGGCATCTGGCAGGATGCCAACAGCAATGGTGTGAGTGACACAGGTGAGTTCCACACCATGGCGGATGCAGGCATTCAAAGTATTTCCCTGTTTACCGATGCCATAGCCCACACCACCGCCAATGGTGAAGTGCAGGTGCATGGCCAGTCGGTGGTGACGCATACAGACGGCACCACCAGCATCGCAGAAGATGCGACCTTCTCGGTCTTCTCCCAGCCGCAAGGTGACGCTCCCCAAGGACTGCTCGCAGCAGACCACGATACCGTGGAAGCTCTGCTGCCTCCTGTGTCAGCCCAGCCCGCCAGTGCTCCAACTCAGGACGGCGGTGGAGGTGGAGGTGATAGCGGCGGCGGCTCTGGCGCTCATGATTCTTCAAACTCTGCCCAACTGGCAGATTCGGGTTCCAATGGTGGACCCACGCCGGAACAAGAGGCAGCCCCCATGCCGGAACACCAGGCAGTTTCCGTCCCGGAATCCGTGGCGGCACCGGAAGATGCTCCCGCAGCCGTCGCTTAATCGACGGGCGGGAGAGCACTCGCATCATCCATACTCACACACGCACTCCTGGTCTTATGGTCGACCAATACGTTTCGCAGCCTCACGACATATCCGCGCCACCGTGCGCGGATGCTGATGAGCCCACAGATCCGCTTTTGAGCTGCCTCGCGCGCGTCGCGGAGTGGCATGGCGTTGAGTTCAATACGGAGGTGGTGCTTGCAGGCTTGCCTGTGGGACCGTCCGGAAAACTCACCGTGAGAGTCTTTGAGAAAGCTGCGCACGCAGCCGGATTCACGATTCAGGTGACCAAGCGGAAGCTTCGCAAACTCGCACGGCCGATTCTCCCAGCCATCCTCCTGATGAAGGATGAGAGTGTTGGCGTGCTGCTGCCGGGCAGGTCAGGGGACATCGAGTACGAAGCCATGGATGGCTCGGGCTCGGTACTCTCAGGGAATGCGCGTGCATTGCGCGTGGCCTACTCAGGTTATGCCATCTTGCTGCGCCGCCACGATGACTTCGCCTCGGTGTTGGGCGTGGCGGGGGAACTGGATCATGCAGCGCAGAGACGCCGCTGGTTCTGGAGCACGCTGTGGAAGTTCCGCGGGGACTACCTGCGACTGCTGCCAGCGTCCTTCCTCGTGAATCTCTTCGCGTTCGCCCTGCCGTTCTTCACCATGCTGGTGTACAACCGTGTCGTGCCGAACAGTGCGGAGGAGACGTTGTGGGTGCTGGCCACGGGTGTGGCTGCCATCTTTCTGTTCGAGTATCTCATGCGCCTGATGCGTGGCTTTGTGCTGAAGGAGAGTGGCCGCGAACTGGACAGGGTGCTGGCCAGTGACTTGTTCCTCCAGATCCTCTCGCTGGAGATGCGCGCGCGTCCTGCATCTTCAGGCTCGCTCGCAGGGCGTGCGAAGTCTTATGAGGTGCTGCGCGACTTCTTCGTCTCCGCCTCGTTGCTTGCACTGGCGGATGTGCCCTTCGCCATCCTGATGACCGCGGCCACCTTCTTCCTCGGTGGGCAGGTGATTGGCTGGCTCATGATCGCCTCGATTTCCATCACCATCTTGTTCCAGATGTTGATTCAGCCGGCATTGCGGCGCTCTGTGGTGGGAGGCTCGGAGTCCGGGTTGGAGCGGCAGACGTTGGTCTCCGAAACGGTGAATGGCCTGGAGACGGTGAAGGCCTCGAATGCCGAGGGGGCCCTTCTCGCGAAGTTTGAGCGCGCGGTGACGGAGTCCTCACGCAAGGAGGTGCGCTCGCAC
Protein-coding regions in this window:
- a CDS encoding type I secretion system permease/ATPase, producing MSCLARVAEWHGVEFNTEVVLAGLPVGPSGKLTVRVFEKAAHAAGFTIQVTKRKLRKLARPILPAILLMKDESVGVLLPGRSGDIEYEAMDGSGSVLSGNARALRVAYSGYAILLRRHDDFASVLGVAGELDHAAQRRRWFWSTLWKFRGDYLRLLPASFLVNLFAFALPFFTMLVYNRVVPNSAEETLWVLATGVAAIFLFEYLMRLMRGFVLKESGRELDRVLASDLFLQILSLEMRARPASSGSLAGRAKSYEVLRDFFVSASLLALADVPFAILMTAATFFLGGQVIGWLMIASISITILFQMLIQPALRRSVVGGSESGLERQTLVSETVNGLETVKASNAEGALLAKFERAVTESSRKEVRSHWYSLLGDSTTKAIINLTSIAIVVVSVYQIQKGEMSLGGMIACVMLGGRIMTPLAMAAGLMTRLQQALHALSGLNSMMAMPRETAEDRMFIQKRSFKPTYDFNHVSLSYPGQTMPSIADLSLRIEQGERIALLGRMGSGKSTLLRLMTKIYEPSSGEITLDGIAMAQYHPAVIREHVGYLPQNAAIFSGTLKDNITLGARNITDEQVMDTVQMVGLASFVVRNSAGIHAQVGEQGSLLSGGQRQALTLARVLVRRPKMLLLDEPTASLDLQAEQQFMNCLGNYLAGDPARTLVVSTHKSNLLKLTNRVIILHEGKVHHDGPSENAIEQLNDKARAQHPLAAQPQVRASRV